From Streptomyces sp. NBC_01754, a single genomic window includes:
- a CDS encoding plasmid stabilization protein: MPAGSNRKRERQYEHIKESSEERGTSEGRAKEIAARTVNKERARSGESRTASRTSTRDPKSASERGGQRSHTGAKGPTRDQLYEEAKKKNVEGRSTMNKDELRKAVGR; encoded by the coding sequence ATGCCGGCAGGATCCAACCGCAAGCGGGAGCGCCAGTACGAGCACATCAAGGAGAGCTCCGAGGAGCGCGGCACCTCCGAGGGCCGGGCGAAGGAGATCGCCGCGCGCACGGTCAACAAGGAGCGTGCGCGTTCGGGCGAGTCGAGGACGGCGAGCAGGACGTCGACCCGCGACCCCAAGTCCGCCTCCGAGCGCGGCGGCCAGCGCTCCCACACCGGCGCCAAGGGCCCGACCCGGGACCAGTTGTACGAGGAAGCGAAGAAGAAGAACGTCGAGGGCCGCTCGACCATGAACAAGGACGAGTTGCGCAAGGCCGTCGGCCGCTGA
- a CDS encoding M56 family metallopeptidase — protein sequence MGVFVFLPLVLPLSAWPVARLAEHRLHPRTATWLLSAVAAVLALCSTLCLALLVVVGTAQLPGNPLPDGWSDPQVRAAVPYNELAGTAAIPLLAAVAAACSGAAWRHHRVRRDAGQALSGLRPTPVAVLPDDVPYAYALPGGRGRVVASTALLACLEPAERRALFAHERAHLAGLHHRFLLTVQLAARANPFLRPLRTAVAYTAERWADEDAASAVGSRRVVARAIGKAALISRGSPTATLAHFAASGRAPAGPVPRRVAALLGPAPTARVWPPAFTAVGLAAWGAAAGTTVSALSSANAAVTLFFVLKAATPL from the coding sequence ATGGGCGTCTTCGTCTTCCTGCCGCTGGTCCTGCCGCTGAGCGCCTGGCCGGTGGCCCGGCTCGCGGAGCACCGTCTGCACCCGCGCACCGCGACCTGGCTGCTGTCGGCGGTGGCGGCGGTGCTGGCGCTGTGCAGCACGCTGTGCCTGGCCCTGCTGGTGGTGGTCGGTACGGCCCAGCTGCCGGGCAATCCGCTGCCCGACGGGTGGTCGGACCCCCAGGTGCGTGCGGCGGTGCCGTACAACGAGTTGGCGGGAACCGCGGCGATCCCCCTGCTGGCCGCGGTGGCCGCCGCGTGCTCCGGGGCGGCGTGGCGCCACCACCGGGTACGGCGGGACGCCGGACAGGCGCTGTCCGGGCTGCGGCCCACCCCGGTCGCGGTGCTGCCCGACGACGTCCCGTACGCCTACGCGCTGCCCGGCGGGCGGGGCCGTGTCGTCGCCTCGACGGCGCTGCTGGCCTGTCTGGAGCCGGCGGAGCGCCGGGCGCTGTTCGCCCATGAGCGGGCCCATCTGGCGGGCCTCCACCACCGGTTCCTGCTCACCGTGCAGCTGGCGGCGCGGGCCAATCCGTTCCTGCGCCCGTTGCGGACGGCGGTGGCGTACACCGCGGAACGGTGGGCGGACGAGGACGCGGCCTCTGCGGTCGGCAGCCGGCGGGTGGTGGCCCGGGCCATCGGCAAGGCGGCGCTGATCTCCCGCGGGTCCCCCACGGCGACACTCGCCCACTTCGCCGCGTCGGGGCGGGCCCCGGCAGGACCGGTGCCCCGGCGGGTCGCGGCCCTGCTGGGGCCCGCCCCGACGGCCCGGGTGTGGCCGCCCGCCTTCACCGCCGTGGGCCTGGCCGCCTGGGGGGCCGCGGCCGGGACCACGGTCTCGGCGCTGTCCTCGGCGAACGCGGCGGTCACCCTCTTCTTCGTACTGAAGGCCGCCACACCCCTCTGA
- a CDS encoding FAD-dependent oxidoreductase has protein sequence MTPGYELPGTDESYWMATSEHPVFPALEADRTADVVVVGGGVAGLSTAWELARAGRGVVVLEADRVAAGVTGHTTAKLTAAHGLVYERLRRTRGPEGAARYAASQQAAVERAESVAAELGIACDLERASAFTFTTDPGRRAEFEAEAEAAAAAGLDAAYVRETELPFPVAAAVRVDRQAQFHPRRYLLGLASDLRARGGVIHERTRVTGLGEGSPCRVTTESGLTVAARDVVVATHVPVFDRALLFARMSPRRELVVAAPLAAEDAPEHMYITDEGGKRSVRTAPLDGDRRLLIVTGEDFTPGTGDTRERFRRLDAWMRDHFPAGPTAYRWAAQDNDVSDGVPLIGPFHPGARHVYVATGFGGWGMSGGVMAGQLLTAVLTGDAPAWAGLYDPRRLRSTVREGTRLLARQAEVARHFVGDRVMGSRADSAEEVAPGTGAVVRDGARHLAVYRDAEGRTHSLSARCTHLGCLVAFNQAETSWECPCHGSRFGVDGRVLQGPAVRPLPPAE, from the coding sequence ATGACACCCGGATACGAACTTCCCGGAACGGACGAGTCCTACTGGATGGCGACGTCCGAGCACCCGGTCTTCCCCGCCCTGGAGGCCGACCGCACGGCGGACGTCGTGGTCGTCGGCGGCGGTGTGGCGGGGCTGAGCACCGCCTGGGAACTGGCCAGGGCGGGGCGCGGCGTCGTCGTACTGGAGGCTGACCGTGTCGCCGCCGGGGTGACCGGCCACACGACGGCCAAGCTCACCGCCGCGCACGGCCTGGTGTACGAGCGGCTCCGGCGCACCCGGGGGCCCGAGGGCGCGGCGCGGTACGCGGCGTCGCAGCAGGCGGCGGTGGAGCGGGCCGAGTCGGTGGCGGCGGAACTCGGTATCGCCTGCGACCTCGAACGCGCGTCGGCCTTCACCTTCACCACGGACCCGGGCAGGCGCGCGGAGTTCGAGGCGGAGGCCGAGGCGGCCGCGGCGGCCGGGCTCGACGCCGCGTACGTGCGGGAGACCGAACTCCCCTTCCCCGTGGCGGCCGCCGTGCGGGTGGACCGGCAGGCGCAGTTCCATCCGCGCCGGTACCTGCTGGGGCTGGCCTCCGACCTGCGCGCCCGCGGCGGGGTCATCCACGAGCGGACCCGGGTGACCGGGCTCGGCGAGGGCAGTCCCTGCCGGGTGACCACGGAGTCGGGGCTGACGGTGGCGGCGCGGGACGTCGTCGTCGCCACGCACGTCCCCGTCTTCGACCGCGCCCTGCTCTTCGCCCGGATGTCGCCGCGCCGTGAACTCGTCGTGGCGGCGCCGCTCGCGGCCGAGGACGCACCGGAGCACATGTACATCACCGACGAGGGCGGGAAGCGTTCGGTGCGTACGGCGCCGCTCGACGGGGACCGGCGGCTGCTCATCGTCACGGGTGAGGACTTCACCCCCGGCACGGGTGACACCCGCGAGCGGTTCCGGCGGCTGGACGCGTGGATGCGCGATCACTTCCCGGCGGGCCCGACGGCGTACCGCTGGGCGGCCCAGGACAACGACGTCAGTGACGGGGTCCCGCTGATCGGGCCGTTCCACCCGGGGGCGCGGCATGTGTACGTGGCGACGGGGTTCGGGGGCTGGGGCATGAGCGGGGGTGTGATGGCGGGTCAGCTCCTGACGGCGGTGCTCACCGGTGACGCGCCGGCCTGGGCGGGGCTCTACGACCCACGCCGGCTGCGGAGCACGGTCCGTGAGGGCACGAGACTGCTGGCCCGGCAGGCGGAGGTCGCCCGGCACTTCGTGGGCGACCGCGTCATGGGTTCACGGGCGGACTCCGCCGAGGAGGTCGCCCCCGGTACGGGTGCGGTCGTACGGGACGGAGCCCGGCACCTGGCCGTCTACCGTGACGCGGAGGGGCGGACGCACAGCCTGTCGGCGCGATGCACCCATCTGGGGTGTCTCGTCGCCTTCAACCAGGCGGAGACCTCCTGGGAGTGCCCGTGCCACGGCTCGCGGTTCGGTGTGGACGGGCGGGTACTCCAGGGACCCGCCGTCCGCCCGCTCCCCCCGGCCGAGTAG
- a CDS encoding AurF N-oxygenase family protein, which yields MASSTVRPGPEGRPQDHDVARRLLDSAAMLAYDPATEVDWETPLDKEFHGASPEWSTLYGTAYWGEMTDAQRKELTRQEAASVASTGIWFEMILQQMVLRDVYAKDPTGADVQWALTEIADECRHSIMFARGAQKLGAPAYRPHRLAVELGRVFKTVAFGEAAYASILVAEEVLDVMQRDWMRDERVVPFVRTINNIHVVEESRHMKFARAETRRHLAGAGRMRRQIHALVVAVASYVIVTSMVNKDVYANAGLDGRRAIREAKANEHHRSMMRSSCSGLMDFLASARLLTRPALVFYKRAHLI from the coding sequence ATGGCAAGCAGCACCGTTCGACCCGGGCCCGAGGGCCGGCCCCAGGACCACGACGTCGCCCGCCGCCTGCTCGACTCGGCCGCGATGCTGGCGTACGACCCCGCGACGGAGGTCGACTGGGAGACCCCGCTGGACAAGGAGTTCCACGGCGCGAGCCCGGAGTGGAGCACCCTGTACGGCACGGCGTACTGGGGCGAGATGACCGACGCCCAGCGCAAGGAGCTGACCCGGCAGGAGGCCGCGTCGGTGGCCAGCACCGGCATCTGGTTCGAGATGATCCTCCAGCAGATGGTGCTGCGGGACGTCTACGCCAAGGACCCCACCGGCGCGGACGTCCAGTGGGCCCTCACCGAGATAGCCGACGAGTGCCGGCACTCCATCATGTTCGCCCGCGGCGCGCAGAAGCTCGGCGCCCCGGCCTACCGGCCGCACCGGCTCGCGGTGGAGCTCGGCAGGGTCTTCAAAACGGTCGCCTTCGGCGAGGCGGCGTACGCCTCGATCCTGGTCGCCGAGGAGGTCCTCGACGTCATGCAGCGGGACTGGATGCGCGACGAGCGGGTCGTGCCGTTCGTCCGGACCATCAACAACATCCATGTCGTCGAGGAGTCGCGGCACATGAAGTTCGCCCGCGCCGAGACGCGCAGGCACCTCGCGGGCGCCGGCCGGATGCGTCGTCAGATCCACGCGCTCGTCGTCGCGGTGGCGTCCTACGTGATCGTGACCAGCATGGTCAACAAGGACGTGTACGCCAACGCCGGACTCGACGGCAGGCGTGCCATCCGCGAGGCGAAGGCCAACGAGCACCACAGGTCGATGATGCGATCGAGCTGTTCGGGCCTGATGGACTTCCTGGCCTCCGCCCGCCTGCTCACCCGGCCGGCGCTGGTCTTCTACAAGCGCGCCCATCTGATCTGA
- a CDS encoding hemolysin family protein has protein sequence MTEVLLLLVAIALTLACAVFVAAEFSLTTVERGALERAAEAGERGADGALLAVKRLTFQLSGAQLGITVTSLVIGMLAEPSLAVLLRGPLEAAGLPEGAVPTVATLLGVTLATVVLMVVGELVPKNWAISSPLAVAKVVAGPQRAFTALFAPLIRHLNDTANRLVRRFGLKPQEELASARSPQELVALARRSALEGAMEQDSAELFVRTLHLGELSAENVMTPRVDVRALEAHATVQDAADLTLATGLSRFPVYRDSLDEVIGTVHVRDVLALDEHARSRTPVTALTTPPLLVPDSLPVDRLLRRLRRSGTMAVVIDEYGGTAGVATVEDIVEEVVGEVRDEHDPHERPGLIPLDLSPDGRAVWEADGGVRLDQLEEIGLSAPDGPYETLAGLLAARLERIPRVTDRVEADGWQFAVLHVAHHRAGRVRITAPVPETALEAR, from the coding sequence GTGACGGAAGTGCTCCTGCTGCTGGTCGCGATCGCCCTCACCCTGGCGTGCGCGGTGTTCGTCGCGGCCGAGTTCTCACTGACCACCGTCGAGCGCGGCGCGCTGGAGCGTGCCGCCGAGGCGGGCGAGCGGGGCGCCGACGGCGCCTTGCTGGCGGTCAAGCGCCTGACCTTCCAGCTCTCCGGCGCCCAGCTGGGCATCACGGTGACCTCGCTGGTCATCGGTATGCTCGCCGAACCGTCCCTGGCCGTCCTGCTGCGCGGGCCGCTGGAGGCCGCCGGCCTGCCCGAGGGGGCCGTCCCCACCGTGGCGACGCTGCTCGGTGTCACCCTCGCCACGGTGGTGCTGATGGTCGTCGGTGAGCTGGTCCCGAAGAACTGGGCGATCTCCAGCCCGCTGGCCGTGGCCAAGGTGGTGGCCGGACCGCAGCGCGCCTTCACCGCGCTCTTCGCCCCGCTGATCCGGCACCTGAACGACACCGCGAACCGGCTCGTGCGGCGCTTCGGGCTGAAGCCGCAGGAGGAACTCGCCTCGGCCCGGAGCCCCCAGGAGCTGGTGGCGCTCGCCCGGCGCTCCGCGCTGGAGGGCGCCATGGAGCAGGACTCGGCCGAGCTGTTCGTCCGTACACTGCACCTGGGCGAGCTGAGCGCGGAGAACGTGATGACGCCCCGGGTGGACGTACGGGCCCTGGAGGCCCATGCCACCGTCCAGGACGCCGCCGACCTCACCCTCGCCACCGGGCTGTCCCGTTTCCCGGTCTACCGCGACAGCCTGGACGAGGTCATCGGCACGGTCCACGTACGGGACGTCCTCGCGCTCGACGAGCACGCACGGTCCCGCACCCCGGTGACGGCCCTCACCACCCCGCCGCTGCTGGTGCCCGATTCGCTGCCCGTGGACCGTCTGCTGCGACGGCTGCGGCGGAGCGGAACCATGGCCGTGGTGATCGACGAGTACGGCGGTACGGCGGGCGTCGCCACGGTGGAGGACATCGTGGAGGAGGTCGTCGGCGAGGTGCGCGACGAGCACGACCCGCACGAGCGCCCCGGCCTGATACCGCTGGACCTCTCTCCGGACGGCCGTGCGGTCTGGGAGGCGGACGGCGGAGTCCGGCTGGACCAGCTGGAGGAGATCGGGCTGTCCGCGCCCGACGGACCGTACGAGACGCTGGCCGGGCTGCTCGCGGCCCGCCTGGAGCGCATCCCACGCGTCACCGACCGCGTCGAGGCGGACGGCTGGCAGTTCGCCGTGCTGCACGTGGCGCACCACCGGGCCGGCCGCGTCCGGATCACGGCCCCCGTCCCCGAGACCGCCCTGGAAGCCCGATGA
- a CDS encoding FAD-dependent oxidoreductase — translation MTYAITQTCCSDATCVTVCPVNCIHPTPEERDFGSTEMLYIDPSSCIDCGACADACPVDAIFPVESLTGAQREYGPVNAAYYEGREPEHDVTGPNFHAWGEPVLGRGLPSDFAPVRVAVVGTGPAGMYAAEDLLLHTGAEVTLIDRLPVTGGLVRYGVAPDHPSTKKVQDAFARLHAHPRVRTHLGLDVGRDVTHQELAAHHHAVVYAVGAGADRRLSVPGEELAGSLSARTFVAWYNAHPEVAPDAVELSSKRVVLVGNGNVALDAARILVSDPDALAGSDIAGHALEALRRSPVREVVVLGRRGPGEAAYTRSELLALTHLPGVELVLDDHDPRAGAAVDAAAPGDKAAVLRGVRREAVDWSAEPPAGRRIVFRFHSEPRAAYGEGRVRGVRVTGGPDGPEIPTGLLLRAIGYRGLPVAGLPFDETTGTVPHEGGRVTGERGTYVVGWIKRGPSGGIGANRTCAEDTVTTLLADAVAGRLLAPEHGARAFQRLARRRNRHLVDARGLAAIDRAELARGRREGRPRVKLATVPELVAAGRARRGFVR, via the coding sequence ATGACCTACGCCATCACCCAGACGTGTTGCAGCGACGCCACCTGTGTCACGGTGTGCCCCGTCAACTGCATCCACCCCACGCCCGAGGAACGGGACTTCGGCAGCACGGAGATGCTGTACATCGACCCGAGTTCCTGCATCGACTGCGGCGCCTGCGCGGACGCCTGCCCGGTGGACGCGATCTTCCCGGTGGAGAGCCTGACGGGTGCGCAGCGGGAGTACGGACCGGTCAACGCGGCGTACTACGAGGGCCGGGAGCCCGAACACGATGTGACCGGGCCGAACTTCCACGCGTGGGGCGAGCCGGTCCTCGGGCGCGGCCTGCCGTCGGACTTCGCGCCGGTGCGGGTCGCGGTCGTCGGCACCGGCCCGGCGGGGATGTACGCCGCCGAGGACCTGCTGCTGCACACCGGCGCCGAGGTGACGCTGATCGACCGGCTGCCGGTCACGGGCGGGCTCGTGCGGTACGGCGTGGCGCCGGACCACCCGTCGACGAAGAAGGTCCAGGACGCCTTCGCGCGGCTCCACGCGCACCCGCGGGTACGGACGCACCTCGGCCTGGACGTGGGCCGGGACGTCACGCACCAGGAGCTGGCGGCGCATCACCACGCCGTCGTCTACGCAGTGGGGGCCGGTGCCGACCGCAGGCTCTCCGTTCCCGGCGAGGAACTGGCGGGCAGCCTCTCCGCCAGGACGTTCGTCGCCTGGTACAACGCCCATCCCGAGGTCGCGCCGGACGCCGTGGAGCTCTCCTCGAAGCGGGTGGTCCTCGTCGGCAACGGCAATGTCGCCCTCGACGCGGCCCGCATCCTGGTGTCGGACCCGGACGCGCTGGCGGGCAGCGACATCGCCGGCCACGCGCTGGAGGCCCTGCGCCGCTCCCCGGTGCGCGAGGTGGTGGTCCTGGGGCGGCGCGGGCCCGGGGAGGCCGCGTACACCAGGTCCGAACTGCTCGCGCTCACGCACCTGCCCGGCGTGGAACTGGTGCTCGACGACCACGATCCACGGGCCGGTGCGGCCGTCGACGCGGCCGCGCCCGGGGACAAGGCGGCGGTGCTGCGGGGTGTCCGGCGGGAGGCGGTGGACTGGTCCGCCGAACCGCCCGCGGGCCGGCGCATCGTGTTCCGCTTCCACTCCGAGCCCAGGGCGGCGTACGGCGAGGGACGGGTGCGGGGCGTCCGTGTCACGGGCGGGCCGGACGGGCCGGAGATCCCGACGGGCCTGCTGCTCCGGGCGATCGGCTACCGCGGCCTGCCCGTCGCCGGGCTGCCGTTCGACGAGACGACCGGGACGGTGCCGCACGAGGGGGGCCGTGTGACGGGTGAGCGGGGCACGTACGTCGTGGGCTGGATCAAGCGCGGCCCGTCCGGCGGCATCGGGGCGAACCGGACGTGCGCCGAGGACACCGTGACGACCCTGCTGGCCGACGCCGTCGCGGGACGGCTCCTCGCACCGGAGCACGGGGCGAGGGCCTTCCAGCGTCTGGCGCGGCGTCGCAACCGCCACCTCGTCGACGCCCGCGGCCTCGCCGCGATCGACCGGGCCGAGCTGGCCCGGGGGCGCCGGGAGGGGCGGCCCCGCGTCAAGCTGGCGACCGTCCCCGAACTGGTGGCGGCCGGGCGCGCCCGCCGGGGGTTCGTCCGCTGA
- a CDS encoding BlaI/MecI/CopY family transcriptional regulator, translated as MAAAGTSGGQPRRRAQGELEAQVLSTLCRAGEPATAAWVQDRLVGSVAYTTVMTILTRLQAKGAVERRRQGRSFLWTPTSDEAGLAAMRMRRVLDGESDREAVLASFLTTLTPGDGRLLRDLLSQAADEPEA; from the coding sequence GTGGCGGCAGCGGGCACCAGCGGCGGGCAGCCACGGCGGCGCGCCCAGGGTGAGCTGGAGGCACAGGTCCTGTCCACCCTCTGCCGCGCCGGGGAGCCGGCGACGGCCGCCTGGGTGCAGGACCGGCTGGTGGGCTCCGTGGCCTACACCACCGTGATGACGATCCTGACGCGCCTGCAGGCCAAGGGAGCGGTGGAGCGGCGGCGGCAGGGCCGCTCCTTCCTGTGGACTCCGACGTCCGACGAGGCGGGGCTGGCCGCGATGCGGATGCGCCGGGTCCTGGACGGGGAGAGCGACCGCGAGGCCGTGCTCGCCAGTTTCCTGACGACGCTGACACCCGGCGACGGACGGCTGCTGAGAGACCTGCTGAGCCAGGCGGCCGACGAACCGGAAGCGTAG
- a CDS encoding SpoIIE family protein phosphatase → MAARSGPPRAFLRMRTLAGQVFLLQVAIVALLVTAAVAALVLQSRADSEREARNRSVAVAETFAHAPGMEAALESPDPAAVLQPKAEAARKGSGVDFVVVLGRDGVRFTHPLPERIGKKFVGEVDRALKGETVTERIHGTIGPLVQSVVPVFGADGKVVGLVSAGITIDRISGVVEEQYVILFGSAAGILLLTTAGTALVSRRLRRQTHGLGPAEMTRMYEHHDAVLHAVREGVVIVGGDGRLLLANDEARRLLGLPADVEGRAVTDLGLDPATTRLLSSGRVATDELHSVGDQLLAVSQRATDRDGGPPGSVTTLRDTTELQALSGKADVARQRLKLLYDAGSEIGTALDVVRTCEELAEFATARFADCATVEVSENVLRGEEPTAAGGVNEVRRTAISGVREDWELFPLGTVLHFLPESPVGSALVRGRAVLDTDLTSFRGWQDTSPERAEQLLEYGFHSMIAVPLRARGLILGVAMFWRVQNTQHFEEEDLSVAEELVARAAVSIDNARRYSREHAVAVTLQRSLLPRGLPGQSAIDAAFRYLPAQAGQGGMGGVGGDWFDIIPLPGARVALVVGDVVGHGLHAAATMGRLRTAVHNFSSLDLPPDELLWHLDELVARIDQDESAEESGNAVTGATCLYAIYDPASGRCTMARAGHVQPLIVSPGGAATFAQVPGGPPLGLGGMPFDTLDVQLAENSRLVLYTDGLVENRDRDIEAGLTLLRDTLDGHPGRTPEETCEAVIDVLVPGRGQDDVALLVGRTLRLTAENVAEWDVASDPSAVSEVRAKLSDTLTRWNLVEEAFTTELILSELVTNSIRHAAGPIRVRLIRDRALICEVSDRSSTSPHLRQAATTDEGGRGLFLVAQLAERWGTRYTDDGGKVIWTEQPLTGDDPF, encoded by the coding sequence ATGGCCGCACGTTCCGGCCCCCCGCGCGCGTTTCTCCGGATGAGGACGCTCGCGGGTCAGGTCTTCCTTCTGCAGGTGGCGATCGTGGCGCTGCTCGTCACCGCCGCCGTGGCCGCGCTCGTACTTCAGTCCCGGGCCGACAGCGAGCGGGAGGCACGCAACCGGTCGGTCGCCGTGGCCGAGACCTTCGCGCACGCCCCCGGCATGGAAGCCGCCCTCGAGAGCCCCGACCCCGCCGCGGTGCTCCAGCCGAAGGCCGAGGCGGCCCGGAAGGGCTCCGGCGTCGACTTCGTCGTCGTACTCGGCCGCGACGGTGTCCGCTTCACCCACCCGCTGCCCGAACGCATCGGGAAGAAGTTCGTCGGCGAGGTGGACCGCGCGCTCAAGGGCGAAACCGTCACCGAGCGGATCCACGGCACCATCGGGCCCCTCGTCCAGTCCGTGGTGCCGGTCTTCGGGGCGGACGGCAAGGTCGTCGGCCTGGTCTCAGCCGGCATCACCATCGACCGGATCAGCGGAGTCGTCGAGGAGCAGTACGTCATCCTGTTCGGCTCCGCCGCAGGCATCCTGCTCCTCACCACCGCCGGGACGGCCCTTGTCAGCAGACGGCTGCGCCGCCAGACCCACGGCCTCGGTCCCGCCGAGATGACCCGGATGTACGAACACCACGACGCCGTCCTGCACGCCGTGCGGGAGGGCGTGGTCATCGTCGGCGGTGACGGCCGGCTGCTCCTGGCCAACGACGAGGCGCGGCGGCTCCTCGGCCTCCCGGCGGACGTGGAGGGCCGCGCCGTCACCGACCTCGGCCTCGACCCCGCCACCACCCGGCTGCTCTCCTCCGGGCGCGTGGCGACCGACGAGCTCCACTCGGTGGGGGACCAGCTGCTGGCCGTCAGCCAGCGGGCCACGGACCGCGACGGCGGGCCGCCCGGCAGCGTCACCACGCTGCGCGACACCACCGAACTCCAGGCGCTGTCGGGCAAGGCCGACGTGGCGCGGCAACGGCTCAAACTGCTGTACGACGCGGGCAGCGAGATCGGTACGGCGCTCGACGTCGTGCGGACGTGCGAGGAGCTGGCCGAATTCGCCACCGCCCGGTTCGCGGACTGCGCGACCGTGGAAGTCTCCGAGAACGTCCTGCGCGGCGAGGAGCCGACCGCGGCGGGAGGCGTCAACGAGGTTCGCCGTACCGCCATCAGCGGCGTGCGGGAGGACTGGGAGCTCTTCCCCCTCGGCACGGTCCTGCACTTCCTGCCCGAGTCGCCCGTCGGATCCGCGCTGGTCCGGGGCAGGGCCGTCCTCGACACTGACCTCACCTCGTTCCGCGGATGGCAGGACACGAGCCCCGAGCGGGCCGAACAGCTGCTGGAATACGGGTTCCACTCGATGATCGCCGTCCCTCTGAGGGCCCGCGGGCTCATTCTGGGCGTCGCCATGTTCTGGCGGGTGCAGAACACCCAGCACTTCGAGGAGGAGGACCTGTCCGTCGCGGAGGAACTCGTCGCACGCGCCGCCGTCAGCATCGACAACGCCCGTCGCTACTCCCGCGAGCACGCCGTCGCGGTCACCCTCCAGCGGAGCCTTCTGCCGCGCGGGCTGCCCGGGCAGAGCGCCATCGACGCCGCCTTCCGCTATCTGCCCGCCCAGGCGGGGCAAGGGGGCATGGGCGGGGTCGGCGGCGACTGGTTCGACATCATCCCGCTGCCCGGTGCCCGGGTCGCCCTCGTCGTCGGTGACGTCGTGGGCCACGGCCTGCACGCGGCGGCCACCATGGGGCGCCTGCGCACGGCGGTGCACAACTTCTCCAGTCTGGACCTGCCGCCCGACGAGCTGCTGTGGCACCTGGACGAACTGGTGGCCCGCATCGACCAGGACGAGTCCGCCGAGGAATCGGGGAACGCGGTCACGGGTGCCACCTGCCTCTACGCGATCTACGACCCGGCGTCCGGCCGCTGCACCATGGCCCGGGCGGGTCACGTCCAGCCGCTGATCGTCAGCCCGGGCGGTGCCGCCACGTTCGCCCAGGTGCCCGGTGGACCACCGCTGGGGCTCGGCGGCATGCCCTTCGACACCCTGGACGTCCAGCTGGCCGAAAACAGCCGCCTGGTCCTGTACACCGACGGGCTCGTGGAGAACCGGGACCGGGACATCGAGGCGGGCCTGACGCTCCTGCGCGACACCCTCGACGGGCATCCCGGCCGGACTCCGGAGGAGACCTGCGAGGCGGTGATCGACGTCCTGGTGCCCGGGCGCGGCCAGGACGACGTGGCGCTGCTGGTCGGCCGCACCCTCAGGCTCACCGCCGAGAACGTCGCCGAATGGGACGTGGCCTCCGATCCCTCCGCGGTCTCCGAGGTACGGGCGAAGCTGTCCGACACCCTCACCCGGTGGAACCTCGTCGAGGAGGCGTTCACGACCGAGCTGATCCTCAGCGAACTGGTCACCAACTCCATCCGGCACGCCGCCGGCCCGATCCGGGTGCGCCTGATCCGTGACCGCGCCCTCATCTGCGAGGTGTCCGACCGAAGCAGCACCTCGCCGCACCTGCGCCAGGCGGCCACCACCGACGAGGGCGGCCGGGGGCTCTTCCTCGTCGCCCAGCTGGCCGAACGCTGGGGCACCCGCTACACCGACGACGGCGGCAAGGTCATCTGGACGGAACAGCCCCTGACCGGCGACGACCCCTTCTGA
- a CDS encoding XdhC family protein, whose protein sequence is MRHVIQQAAAWQRSGTRFAMATVTRTWGSAPHGAGASMLVSVEGRVAGSVSGGCVEAAVCAMAEAVLADSTPAVGRWGVEDGDAMEAGLTCGGTIEVLVREIGPAVPLGRIAADLDAGVPVALVTSVGRGSGLAVGDGGVTGTLGDPRADRAAALAAEGMLGRGVSGLVNGGAGAPECAPDEELLVQSFAARPRLLVFGATEFARPLAGIGAALGHRVTVCDARPAFALPERFPGADEVVTDRPDRWFRTHEDRVDGTTAVCVLTHDARFDVPVLALALGSRAGYVGAMGSRRTHEDRLARLRDAGLTDAELARLNSPIGLDLGGRGPEETALSIMAEIIAVRRGGSGLPLSAGSGPVHGV, encoded by the coding sequence ATGAGACATGTCATCCAGCAGGCGGCCGCCTGGCAGCGTTCCGGGACCCGCTTCGCGATGGCGACCGTGACGCGTACCTGGGGATCGGCGCCGCACGGCGCCGGCGCGTCCATGCTGGTGTCCGTGGAGGGGCGGGTCGCCGGGAGCGTGTCCGGGGGCTGTGTGGAGGCCGCGGTCTGCGCGATGGCCGAGGCGGTGCTGGCGGACTCCACGCCCGCGGTCGGGCGCTGGGGGGTGGAGGACGGTGACGCCATGGAGGCCGGACTGACCTGCGGCGGGACGATCGAGGTGCTGGTCCGCGAGATCGGCCCCGCGGTGCCGCTCGGCCGGATCGCCGCCGACCTGGACGCGGGTGTACCGGTCGCCCTGGTCACCTCCGTCGGCCGGGGGAGCGGCCTGGCCGTCGGGGACGGCGGAGTCACCGGCACCCTCGGGGACCCGCGGGCGGACCGGGCGGCGGCCCTCGCGGCCGAGGGGATGCTGGGCCGGGGCGTCAGCGGGCTGGTGAACGGCGGCGCCGGAGCACCGGAGTGCGCTCCGGACGAGGAACTGCTGGTGCAGTCCTTCGCGGCCCGGCCGCGTCTGCTGGTGTTCGGCGCGACCGAGTTCGCCCGTCCGCTGGCCGGTATCGGTGCCGCCCTCGGCCACCGCGTCACGGTCTGCGACGCCAGGCCGGCCTTCGCGCTGCCCGAACGCTTCCCGGGTGCGGACGAGGTCGTCACCGACCGGCCCGACCGCTGGTTCCGTACCCACGAGGACCGGGTGGACGGGACGACGGCGGTCTGCGTCCTCACCCATGACGCCCGGTTCGACGTGCCCGTCCTCGCGCTCGCCCTCGGCAGCCGGGCCGGTTACGTGGGAGCCATGGGCAGTCGGCGCACGCACGAGGACCGGCTCGCGCGCCTCCGGGACGCGGGTCTGACCGACGCGGAACTCGCCCGGCTCAACTCACCGATCGGGCTGGATCTCGGCGGGCGGGGGCCCGAGGAGACCGCCTTGTCGATCATGGCCGAGATCATCGCCGTACGCCGGGGCGGCAGCGGGCTGCCCCTGAGCGCCGGGAGCGGGCCCGTCCACGGGGTGTGA